The DNA region GGCGCACAGGAGCGTAAAACAGCTACGCCGTCGGCAACGAGCGGATGGACCGCCCCCGGTCGAGCCGCCGCTGGCGACGTCAGCGCAGCGGGCAAAAAATGTGGTGCGAATCGCTACAGTAAGAACGACAGGATCGCCAGGACGATGAACACGAGGATGAGGATACGGGCGATCTCCATCGTGACGCCCGCGATTCCTCGCGCACCGACCACGTAGGAGACGATGGCGAGGATGATGAACAGCACCGCGAGTTCGAGGAACCCGCCGGACTGCAGTGGAATCGCCGCCGTCGCGTTCGCGAGTTCGGCTAACATTCCCGCCACCCCACGTACCGTCCGCCGTTCGTCGTTTTGAAGCTCATCGCACCCACAGATACGACTGCGATAGGATTAGTTATAGTTCGTACTTTCGTGAACATTCGTGTTTAAAGACAGTTTTACATCGATGAACGGTCGGATTCGGTGAACTCCGATTCGAGTTCTCGATTCGGCCCGCGTGAAATCATTCGATAACTGATATCATCTCGTCCTACCTAGACGAAACGACAGCCATGGCCGACCTCTCGAACCTCCTCTTCGTATTCCTCGCGGGACTGCTCACCGCGATGGCGACGGGCCTCGGCGCACTACCGTTCTTGCTCGTCGACGAGGTGAGCGACCGCTGGAACGTCGCCCTCTGGGGACTCGCCTCCGGCATCATGCTCTCGGCGTCGACGTTCGGCCTCGTCACCGAGGGGTTGTCGACGGGGCGACCGCTCGGCGTCGGCGTCGGCGTTCTCGCGGGCGCGGCGCTCGTCGTCGTCGCCCACGACTTCATCGAAGATTCGAGGGTGAATCCGAAGCAGTACGAGGAGGCCGGTTACCGAAAGCTCGTACTCGTCCTCGGTATCCTGACGGTCCACAGTTTCCCCGAGGGCGTCGCCGTCGGCGTCTCGTTCGCGGATCTCGGACTCGTCGGCGGCGTCGACGTTCTCGGCGTCTCGGTCCCGCTTTTGGCGGTGTTCATGACCGTCGCTATCTCGGTTCACAACGTCCCCGAGGGCGTCGCCGTGTCGATACCGCTGCGAGCGCTCGGCGTCCCGCGCTGGAAACTCGTCTGGTGGTCTGTGTTCTCCAGTCTCCCCCAACCCGTGGGCGCGGTGCTGGCGTTCTACTTCGTGCGCGTCGCGCGTGACCTGCTCCCGTTCGGGTTCGGCTTCGCCGCGGGCGCGATGGTGTACCTCGTGCTCTCGGAGTTCATCCCGGAGGCGCTGGCGGCCGGGACGGGACTGCCGGGCGAGGGGCGACGCGAACTGCTCGTCGGACTCGCCGTCGGTATCGTGGTGATGGTTCCGCTGGCGTTCCTGTGAGCGGGGCACACCGCCGGTGACACCGAGATACTGGCCACGCTCGCGTCTGCGAAGTGAGTCTGAAGATGAAAAGAACGCGTGAAGCGGTGCGGGCGTCGCTCAGTGCGAGTGACCCGTCGCCTCGGCGAGCGTCATGCCGAAGCGTTCCTCGAACAGTTCCTCACCTTTCTCGTTTATTTCGACGAGGTCCTGCGGCGTCTCGCCTTCCGAGTGGTGGACGATGGCGTGCGCGCGCTGAACGAACGACAGCAGCAGGATGTCGCCGACGACTTCCGTGGGCTGTTCGCCCTGCTCGGAGAGCACGTCGACCAGACCGGCGGGCAGTTCGACGGTGTCTTCGTCGCCGTCGGGTCCTTCGATGGTGTACGTCTCGGTGTCGACCATAGGCGTTCGACGGGCGTGCGGGGTAAAGGGGCTGTGGTCTGGGGTCGAGTCCCAAACGGCGCGTCTCTGACCTTCGACGCTAGCAAGCGCGGTTAGTGTTAGCAGTAGTCGAAAAGCCCCTCACTCCGGAATCCGGCCCCTCCAGTCCCACTCTGACGTGCGAGCGCGCACCGCCGCGCTCGCGTCCGGCGGTCGTCTCACCGGTCGTCGCCGGAGAACGGAGAGAGAACCGACGAGAAACCGCGTTCTCAGTCGTCCGACTCGGCAGCCGCGGGTTCCGCCGTCTCCGGACCCGACCGGTCGAGTCCTTCGAGGTACTCGTCGGCGTCGATGGCGGCCTTACAGCCCATCCCGCCCGCGGTGATGGCCTGCTGGTAGTGGAAGTCGACCACGTCGCCCGCGCCGAAGATTCCAGGAACGTCGGTCTCGGTCTGCCCGCCCTCGAACCCGCCCTTCGTCTTCAGGTACCCCTCGGGGTCCATCTGCACGCTCGTGTTTTCGAGGTACTCGGTGTTGGGCGTGTGGCCGATGGCGTAGAACACCGCGCCGGCGTCGAACTCGAACTCCTCGGTTTCGGGGTCGTCGAGGCGGTCGGTCGGGTGGCCTTCGGGGTGGCGAACCATCGTCACGGTGTCGACGCCCGCCTCGGGCGAGCCGTGGAGTTCGGTGACCTCGGTGTTGAGCATCAGTTCGATGTCGCCGTCTTCGACCTGCTCCATCACGCGGTCGATCCAGTAGTCCTCGGCGCGGAACTCCTCGCGGCGATGGACGAGGTAGACCGTCGAGGCGAACTTCGTGAGAAAGGACGCCTCCTCCATCGCGGCGTCGCCGCCGCCGACGACGACGATCTTCTCGTCGCGGAAGAACGCGCCGTCGCAGGTCGCACACGTCGACAGCCCGTAGCCCATCAGTTCGTCCTCGCCGGGGATTTCGAGGGTTCGCGCGCTCGCGCCCGAAGCCGCGATGAGCGCGTCGGTCGTGTACACGTCGCCGTTGGTGAGTTCGACGCGGAACGGTCGCTCGGAGTCGTCTACGTCGGCGACGACGCCGTTCTCGATCTCCGTGCCGAAACGCTTCGCCTGTGACTTCATGTTGTTCACGAGTTCGGGACCGCTGATACCGTCGGGAAAGCCGGGGTAGTTGTCGACTTCCGTCGTGAGCGTCAGTTGCCCGCCGGGTTCGGTCCCCTCGAACACCAGCGGGTCGTTGTTCGAGCGGGCGGCGTAGATGGCGGCCGTGAGCCCGGCGATACCGGTCCCGGCGACGATGAGCCGCCGGTGTTCGACGAAGCCGTCCTCGTCAGAGACATCTGTCATTGGCCACTCTTGGCCGCGGGTTTGTATTTAATTTGTGCTGTTCGACGCGGGTGGCGCAACCGGAGATCGCTGTCGGCCGCCCAGTCGAACCGACAGGGGAACGCTTAGGCGACGACGCACGCATCCATCGGTATGGCTGCGGACCTCGAAGAGAAGACGACGCGCTACGAGCGGATGCTGGCGGACGCCCTCGACGAGGCCGAAGCGGTGCCCCCGGAGGGGACGCCGCTGTCGGCGATGGCCGACGACTGCCGGGAGATGGCCGAGTCGTACCTTGACGACGGCCGCCACTTCCGCGAAGCCGACGACTGGGTGAACGCGCTGGCGTCGTTCTCGTACGGGTACGGGTGGCTCGACGCGGGCGTTCGAATGGGACTGTTCTCGATCCCCGAGGAGACGGAACTGTTCACGACGTAGCACAGGTCGCGAGGCTCCCGGCGGCGCGTAGTGGGCGTTGCCATCCCCTCGCAGAGCCTGTATGCTCCGGCGATGTGTTTAGGTCGGTCGGTGAACTCTCACCCGGTGATGGAGTCCGTCCTCTGGTACGTGCTCACGAGCACGCGCGGCGGCGACAACCGACTTCGACTCCTCGTCGCCGCCGACGACGAACCCCGCAACGCCAACCAGTTCGCCGCCGACCTCCACCTCGACTACAAGACGGTCCGTCACCACCTCGACGTGCTCGTCGAGAACGACATCCTCGAACCCGTAACCGAAGGGTACGGCGCGCGATACCGACCGACTGACAAGGTTCGTCACTACTGGGGAACGGTCGAAAGGATACTCGAAGAGGGCGACGGCGACCGGTACCGAACCTGAAGCCGATGCGGTTCGGGTCGAAACGTCGAGCGCTCAGCAGTCGCGCCGTTCGAGGATACGTTCGATGATGTCGCCCGTCGAGAGTAGTTCGTCGGGATACTGGGGTTCTCTCGCGGAGGCACGTTCGACGGCGCAGTCGATACCCCGGTCGGCCAGCGCCGACTCGATGGCCGCCTCGTCGTGGTGCTGGTCGTATCCGAGGACGATGAGGTCCGGTTGAATCTCCTCGATTGGGACGAAGATGTCCTCGCGGTGGCCGAGATGCGCCTCGTCGACGACGGCGAGCGCGGCGACCAGGTCCCGGCGCTGGCGGTCCGAGAGAATCGGCTTCTCCTTGTGGGTGACGTTGTCGCGACGGGCGACGATGACGTGGAGTTCGTCGCCCATCGAGGCGGCCTCGGTGAGATAGTGGATGTGCCCCGGGTGGAGCAGGTCGAACGTGCCCTGTGCGATTACCGTCGTCATACGTCGAAGTTCCCGTGTATCATGAGTCCTCGGAGAGTTCCCGGTCGATGTCCTCCTGGGTGAAGTCGAAGAACGCCTCGTCGTCGGGTAAGTCGACGTCGAGCACGTCGAGTTTCCGACGCTTGCCCTCCCGGTCGAACGCGCGCCAGTCGTTTCGGCCGTACGGCGCGCCGATGATGATGTGGG from Haloprofundus halobius includes:
- a CDS encoding DUF357 domain-containing protein → MAADLEEKTTRYERMLADALDEAEAVPPEGTPLSAMADDCREMAESYLDDGRHFREADDWVNALASFSYGYGWLDAGVRMGLFSIPEETELFTT
- a CDS encoding FAD synthase, translating into MTTVIAQGTFDLLHPGHIHYLTEAASMGDELHVIVARRDNVTHKEKPILSDRQRRDLVAALAVVDEAHLGHREDIFVPIEEIQPDLIVLGYDQHHDEAAIESALADRGIDCAVERASAREPQYPDELLSTGDIIERILERRDC
- a CDS encoding DUF7545 family protein; this translates as MVDTETYTIEGPDGDEDTVELPAGLVDVLSEQGEQPTEVVGDILLLSFVQRAHAIVHHSEGETPQDLVEINEKGEELFEERFGMTLAEATGHSH
- a CDS encoding ZIP family metal transporter, producing the protein MADLSNLLFVFLAGLLTAMATGLGALPFLLVDEVSDRWNVALWGLASGIMLSASTFGLVTEGLSTGRPLGVGVGVLAGAALVVVAHDFIEDSRVNPKQYEEAGYRKLVLVLGILTVHSFPEGVAVGVSFADLGLVGGVDVLGVSVPLLAVFMTVAISVHNVPEGVAVSIPLRALGVPRWKLVWWSVFSSLPQPVGAVLAFYFVRVARDLLPFGFGFAAGAMVYLVLSEFIPEALAAGTGLPGEGRRELLVGLAVGIVVMVPLAFL
- a CDS encoding DUF1328 family protein; protein product: MLAELANATAAIPLQSGGFLELAVLFIILAIVSYVVGARGIAGVTMEIARILILVFIVLAILSFLL
- a CDS encoding winged helix-turn-helix domain-containing protein — encoded protein: MESVLWYVLTSTRGGDNRLRLLVAADDEPRNANQFAADLHLDYKTVRHHLDVLVENDILEPVTEGYGARYRPTDKVRHYWGTVERILEEGDGDRYRT
- a CDS encoding NAD(P)/FAD-dependent oxidoreductase, which codes for MTDVSDEDGFVEHRRLIVAGTGIAGLTAAIYAARSNNDPLVFEGTEPGGQLTLTTEVDNYPGFPDGISGPELVNNMKSQAKRFGTEIENGVVADVDDSERPFRVELTNGDVYTTDALIAASGASARTLEIPGEDELMGYGLSTCATCDGAFFRDEKIVVVGGGDAAMEEASFLTKFASTVYLVHRREEFRAEDYWIDRVMEQVEDGDIELMLNTEVTELHGSPEAGVDTVTMVRHPEGHPTDRLDDPETEEFEFDAGAVFYAIGHTPNTEYLENTSVQMDPEGYLKTKGGFEGGQTETDVPGIFGAGDVVDFHYQQAITAGGMGCKAAIDADEYLEGLDRSGPETAEPAAAESDD